The genomic DNA CATCCTCTCCCTCCTCAAAACCGGCGGCGTCTCCGAAGACCTCTGGCTCCCGTCGCCCTTCGAGTTCATCGAAGTGCCGATCAGGGAGATGATAAACATGGAAAAGACGAAGGCTGCCCTCTCCGACGTCGGGAAGACGCCGGTCCGCCAGGTGATGTCGATGCCCGTGATCGCCATCGCTCCTGAGGACGACATCGAGAAGGCGGCGGCCGTGATGCTGAAGGAAGGCGTTTCTCGCCTGCCTGTCGTGGAGAAGAAGAGGCTGGTCGGGATTGTCGCACGCCGCGACATCGTGCAGGGGCTTGGCGCCTCATACGAGATCAAGGAGGAATAAGAAGCATGAAGAGTATCTGTGCGGTCCAGGGCGTGGAGGCCTGGGGGATCAAGGAGGGAAAGTACGGGCTTGCGGTGATCCGGGCGAGCGGCACCGCGGCGGCGACTTTCACCTCCAACCGGGTGTGTGCGGCCCCGGTCCAGTTGATGCGGGAGAGGGTCGCGGCCGGGAAACTCGACGCGATCGTCGTCAATTCAGGATGTGCGAATGCGTACACCGGGAAGAGGGGGTATGAGGGCGCCGTGAAGATGGCCGGGACCGCGGCCGCGGTCCTCGGCCTTCCTGAAGAACGGGTCGGTGTGGCGAGTACCGGTGTGATCGGGCGCTATCTCGATCTCGAACGGATAGATAGACAGTGCCGGGAGGTCGCCCCGCACCTCGTCTCGTCGGCAGAGGCCGAGACGGCGGCGGCGCGGGCGATCATGACGAC from Methanofollis sp. includes the following:
- a CDS encoding CBS domain-containing protein — protein: MKVREIMTPDPVTIQVGDTVRHAASLLRRHDISGLPVLDGNELVGMVTEADILSLLKTGGVSEDLWLPSPFEFIEVPIREMINMEKTKAALSDVGKTPVRQVMSMPVIAIAPEDDIEKAAAVMLKEGVSRLPVVEKKRLVGIVARRDIVQGLGASYEIKEE